The following coding sequences lie in one Oryza brachyantha chromosome 10, ObraRS2, whole genome shotgun sequence genomic window:
- the LOC102710731 gene encoding transcription factor ILI3-like, with the protein MSGRRASGRITDDEITELISKLQSLLPDSSRRRGATGRPSPAAKLLKETCSYIQSLHREVDDLSERLSELMATMDSNSPQADIIRTLLR; encoded by the exons ATGTCAGGGCGGCGAGCATCAGGCAGGATCACCGACGACGAGATCACCGAGCTCATCTCCAAGCTGCAGTCCCTCCTCCCGgactcctcccgccgccgcggcgccaccggccggccg tcgccggcggcgaagctgCTGAAGGAGACGTGCAGCTACATCCAGAGCCTGCACCGGGAAGTGGACGACCTCAGCGAGCGGCTGTCGGAGCTCATGGCGACCATGGACAGCAACAGCCCCCAGGCTGACATCATCCGCACCCTCCTCCGATAG
- the LOC102706972 gene encoding F-box/kelch-repeat protein SKIP11-like: MDLRGEDVVLEEGYGEAEESRWGCLAPELLPGGSRKRAAPEDVDDVDGLGLEEVDDGGKRSKPPSPQPHTPDIREAHGPPGRRAAAAAAGGGGEQNGGGGSNLIGEIGRDLSINCLLKLSRSEYGRVASLNQDFRSLVRGGEIYRLRRQNKISEHWVYFSCNVLEWDAYDPYRRRWISVPKMPHDQCFMCSDKESLAVGTELLVFGMTHLVFRYSILTNSWTRGEVMNAPRCLFGSASVGEKAYVAGGTDSFGRILNSAEVYNSETHTWAPLPSMNRARKNCSGVFMDGKFYVLGGVTNNNKVLTCGEEYDIQSQTWKVIEDMSEGLNGVSGAPPLIAVVKDELYAANYSEKVVKKYDKKNNKWITLGNLPERSVSMNGWGLAFRACGERLIVIGGPRTPVGGTIEINSWNPDDKQPEWDLIDRRPSGNFVYNCAVMGC, encoded by the coding sequence ATGGATCTCCGCGGAGAAGACGTGGTGCTGGAAGAGGGCTacggggaggcggaggagtcGCGGTGGGGGTGCCTGGCGCCGGAGCTCCTCCCCGGCGGGAGCCGCAagcgcgccgcgccggaagacgtcgacgacgtcgacggcctTGGCCTGGAGGAggtggacgacggcggcaagcgcagcaagccgccgtcgccgcagccGCACACGCCTGACATCCGTGAGGCGCATGGCCCCCCCGgacgccgcgctgctgctgccgccgccggtggtggAGGGGAGCAGAACGGCGGTGGTGGGAGTAATCTCATCGGGGAGATTGGCCGTGACCTTTCCATCAACTGCCTGCTCAAGCTGTCACGGTCTGAGTACGGCCGCGTGGCATCGCTTAACCAGGATTTTCGCTCGCTGGTGCGCGGAGGGGAGATCTACCGGCTGCGGCGGCAGAATAAGATCTCTGAGCATTGGGTGTACTTCTCCTGCAATGTGTTGGAGTGGGATGCCTACGACCCGTACCGCAGGCGATGGATCTCTGTGCCCAAGATGCCACATGATCAGTGTTTCATGTGCTCAGATAAGGAGTCTCTGGCCGTGGGCACTGAGCTGCTCGTGTTTGGGATGACACACCTTGTCTTCAGATATAGCATACTGACTAACTCTTGGACACGGGGCGAGGTGATGAACGCCCCACGGTGTCTGTTCGGGTCAGCAAGCGTTGGGGAGAAGGCGTATGTGGCCGGTGGTACTGATTCTTTTGGCAGGATACTCAACTCAGCAGAGGTGTATAACTCCGAAACACATACATGGGCACCCCTCCCTAGCATGAATAGAGCAAGAAAGAATTGCTCTGGGGTGTTCATGGATGGCAAGTTCTATGTCCTTGGTGGTGTGACCAACAACAACAAGGTCTTGACCTGCGGTGAGGAGTATGACATACAGAGCCAGACTTGGAAGGTGATTGAAGACATGTCTGAAGGTCTCAATGGAGTGAGCGGCGCACCCCCACTTATTGCGGTTGTGAAGGATGAGCTATATGCTGCTAATTACAGTGAAAAGGTTGTGAAGAAGTATGATAAGAAGAATAATAAGTGGATAACACTTGGAAATTTACCAGAGCGTTCTGTATCGATGAATGGCTGGGGACTTGCATTTAGGGCATGTGGTGAGAGGCTGATTGTCATTGGTGGTCCCAGAACTCCAGTTGGTGGTACAATTGAGATCAACTCATGGAACCCGGATGACAAGCAACCTGAGTGGGATTTGATTGACAGACGGCCATCTGGAAATTTTGTGTATAATTGTGCTGTGATGGGCTGCTAG